In the Purpureocillium takamizusanense chromosome 5, complete sequence genome, one interval contains:
- the RTS1 gene encoding serine/threonine-protein phosphatase 2A 56 kDa regulatory subunit delta isoform (EggNog:ENOG503NTWN~COG:T~BUSCO:EOG09261T98) → MLQSAKMKRFGQRVLSRGKDASKSSKKNKDSKDGTSSPSSRDSANQSPVLTPTSSTSTLNDIRNKPLPPNSAPVGDHAAPNQPSNLSNVAQQGSVPDRFGSMGGASSPNGGSANARLPPTVVISPTPGHIPPPGAAETMPHDLAPPKAGQKSLLIHRGIDNRDAIPEGLRTPKRQHSSRFDISAHRELEKLPGFHEVPPNRRQELFMQKIDQCNVIFDFNDASGDMKAKEIKRLALHELLDYVANNRQVITEPMYPRVVDMFAKNLFRPIPPPVNPQGEAFDPEEDEPVLEVAWPHIQVVYEFFLRFIESQDFNTNIAKAYIDHSFVLQLLDLFDSEDPRERDFLKTTLHRIYGKFLNLRSFIRRSINNVFFQFTYETERFNGIAELLEILGSIINGFALPLKEEHKIFLTRVLLPLHKPKSLSMYHPQLAYCIVQFLEKDASLTEDVVLGLLRYWPKVNSTKEVMFLNEVEDIFEVMDPAEFAKVQEPLFHQLAKSVASPHFQVAERALYFWNNEYFCNLVSDNVEIILPIMFAPLYENSKGHWNRTIHGMVYNAMKLFMEINPQLFDDCSHDYTEQQNSAAEREALRERKWAALSEKADQRRASLGASVGGDVPPRAQGSSLPRVDEVDPASEDNQKRLDSLKLQDAGRRPASHDRQSSVGSTRSR, encoded by the exons ATGTTACAGTCAGCCAAAATGAAGCGGTTCGGCCAAAGAGTC CTCTCGCGAGGCAAGGACGCCAGCAAGTCCTCCAAGAAGAATAAGGACTCCAAGGACGggacctcgtcgccttcgtctCGAGACTCGGCCAATCAGTCACCCGTCCTCACGCCTacctcgtccacctcgacgCTCAATGACATCCGCAATAAACCGCTCCCCCCAAACAGCGCTCCCGTTGGAGATCACGCGGCTCCCAACCAGCCCTCAAACCTGTCAAATGTTGCCCAGCAGGGCAGCGTTCCCGACCGCTTCGGCTCCATGGGCGGGGCCTCGAGTCCCAATGGCGGCAGCGCCAATGCGAGACTACCTCCCACCGTGGTCATCAGCCCAACCCCTGGC CATATACCCCCTCCGGGTGCCGCCGAAACCATGCCCCACGATCTCGCTCCGCCCAAGGCCGGTCAGAAGTCATTGCTAATTCATCGAGGCATCGACAATCGCGACGCCATTCCCGAGGGGTTGCGGACACCGAAGCGACAGCACTCTTCGCGATTTGACATCTCGGCACACAGagagctggagaagctccCCGGCTTCCACGAGGTGCCTCCCAACAGGCGACAGGAACTGTTCATGCAGAAGATCGACCAGTGCAATGTCATTTTCGACTTCAACGATGCCAGTGGTGATATGAAAGCCAAGGAAATCAAGCGACTTGCACTTCACGAGCTTCTCGATTATGTGGCCAACAACAGGCAGGTCATCACAGAGCCCATGTACCCGCGTGTCGTCGACATGTTCGCCAAGAATCTTTTCCGACCGATTCCGCCACCTGTCAATCCCCAGGGAGAAGCATTTGATCcggaagaagacgagccgGTTCTCGAGGTGGCCTGGCCGCATATCCAGGTCGTCTACGAGTTCTTCCTGCGCTTCATCGAGAGCCAGGACTTCAACACCAATATTGCCAAGGCGTATATCGATCACAGCTTTGTCTTGCAGCTGTTGGATCTCTTCGACTCCGAAGACCCCCGAGAGCGAGACTTCCTGAAGACGACCCTTCATCGCATTTACGGCAAGTTTCTTAACCTTCGGTCATTTATCCGCCGCTCCATCAACAACGTCTTCTTCCAATTCACCTACGAAACCGAACGATTCAACGGCATCGCCGAGTTGCTGGAAATTCTCGGGTCTATCATCAACGGCTTTGCCCTGCCGCTGAAGGAGGAGCACAAGATTTTCCTGACCCGCGTGCTTCTTCCTCTGCATAAGCCCAAGAGCCTTAGCATGTACCACCCGCAGCTGGCCTACTGCATCGTCCAGTTCTTGGAGAAGGATGCATCTTTGACGGAGGAC GTCGTCCTTGGTCTGCTGCGCTACTGGCCCAAAGTCAATAGCACCAAGGAGGTCATGTTCTTGAACGAAGTCGAAGACATTTTCGAAGTCATGGACCCCGCCGAATTCGCCAAGGTCCAGGAGCCTCTTTTCCATCAACTGGCCAAGTCAGTCGCCAGTCCACACTTCCaggtcgccgagcgcgcATTGTACTTCTGGAACAACGAATACTTCTGCAACCTCGTGAGCGACAACGTCGAAATCATCCTCCCCATTATGTTTGCGCCGCTTTACGAGAATTCCAAGGGGCACTGGAACAG AACCATTCACGGCATGGTGTACAATGCCATGAAGCTCTTCATGGAAATCAACCCACAGCTTTTCGACGACTGTTCGCACGATTACACGGAGCAACAAAACAGTGCAGCCGAACGGGAGGCGTTGCGCGAGCGCAAGTGGGCAGCCCTCAGCGAAAAGGCCGATCAGCGACGGGCGTCACTGGGCGCCAgtgttggcggcgatgtgCCGCCCCGTGCTCAAGGAAGCTCTTTGCCGCGCGTCGATGAAGTCGATCCAGCCAGCGAGGACAATCAAAAGAGGCTCGATTCTCTGAAGCTTCAAGACGCTGGCCGGCGCCCAGCCAGTCACGACCGCCAAAGCTCTGTCGGCTCCACCCGAAGCAGATGA
- a CDS encoding uncharacterized protein (COG:S~TransMembrane:1 (o6-25i)~EggNog:ENOG503P5FU), whose product MNTIKSFWLGWGSLCVAGAGAYYFAKKEINADRKAKLEEARRKKYDIRSLEYSAGQTSSATSGTANGAPARTDSVGSPSQEASNDPAPTRHAPATESERVAEKSKYESDTPYRSRKGDRFS is encoded by the exons ATGAACACT ATCAAGTCGTTTTG gctgggctggggctccCTGTGCGTCG ccggtgccggtgcctACTACTtcgccaagaaggagatCAACGCAGACCGCAAGGCGAAGCTTGAGGAGGCCCGTCGGAAGAAGTATGATATACGCTCGTTGGAATACTCAGCCGGTCAAACTTCGTCCGCGACGTCCGGGACGGCCAACGGCGCACCCGCCAGGACCGACAGCGTCGGCTCGCCGAGCCAAGAAGCCAGCAACGatcccgcgccgacgaggcatGCACCTGCCACCGAATCCGAACGCGTCGCGGAGAAGAGTAAATATGAGAGCGATACACCTTATCGCAGCCGGAAGGGCGATCGGTTTTCGTGA
- a CDS encoding uncharacterized protein (COG:S~EggNog:ENOG503NZ37), with amino-acid sequence MEDDFDRPSVRRRRLHVLYIVSDVLHHVVVRQGNTGFAALWGAQLPDMVMAASFFDVEKSPKHIAKVRDLLDIWEERQYVPTALLARLRETVSLGSDKHSGYPIFPKEEDATQPAESAPRSEPYVHGDPSLPWHEQPAGCWLPHLKRGSTNPIRPEQIRPLTIYPTPNDDELDRLVDETVREVNDMYRPKPLAEVAGCDVNALGQIINPDLPAEQQRNYYGWSAEFCGWMKERFGPRKDSPGARESRSRSRDAYSSRSRSVSPSRSRKRRRVSSASRSRSRSRHQNRSDRSRQRRSSYSRSRSRSSSRSRGRDRSFTPRRSGSHRRRSYSRSRSRSRSMQSAPRRPSPHSHSHRNDRGPVQPPNPAVASQAYFQMPPQGPASQQVALPPPPPPPQLGPPIPPPPPMGYQGTWPPQPPPRWNPNQPPMPPFPVAGGTWGPGGHPPHGPAPPPFNGYQQNNWGRGGRGGGSAGRGYRGRGRGGYNN; translated from the exons ATGGAAGACGACTTCGACCGACCCAGCGTGAGGCGGCGTAGGCTCCACGTACTGTACATTGTCAGCGACGTGCTGCACCACGTCGTGGTCCGTCAGGGCAACACTGGCTTCGCTGCTTTGTGGGGAGCTCAGCTACCCGACATGGTCATGGCCGCGTCCTTCTTCGACGTCGAAAAGAGCCCCAAGCACATCGCAAAGGTTCGAGACCTTCTCGACATCTGGGAGGAGCGTCAATACGTTCCCACGGCACTGCTAGCACGCCTCAGGGAGACTGTCAGCCTCGGCTCCGACAAGCACTCTGGCTATCCGATTTTCCCCAAAGAGGAGGATGCAACCCAGCCGGCCGAGTCTGCGCCTCGCAGCGAGCCCTATGTCCACGGCGACCCGTCGCTTCCCTGGCACGAGCAGCCGGCCGGCTGCTGGCTTCCACACCTGAAGCGCGGGTCTACCAACCCCATCCGTCCTGAGCAAATCCGCCCTCTCACGATTTACCCTACGCCTaatgacgacgagctcgacagACTCGTGGACGAGACAGTTCGCGAAGTCAACGACATGTACAGGCCCAAGCCTTTGGCGGAGGTTGCTGGGTGCGATGTGAACGCCTTGGGACAGATTATCAACCCTGACCTCCCCGCCGAACAGCAAAGAAACTATTATGGCTGGAGCGCGGAGTTTTGTGGATGGATGAAGGAGAGGTTCGGGCCTCGCAAGGACTCGCCTGGCGCTCGAGAGTCCCGTTCTCGGTCCAGAGATGCGTATTCCAGCCGCTCGCGAAGCGTGTCACCATCGCGTTCTCGTAAGAGACGACGCGTCTCGTCCGCCTCCAGAAGCCGCAGCAGAAGCCGGCACCAAAACCGCTCGGATCGCTCTCGCCAGCGACGCAGCTCATacagtcgcagtcgcagtcgcagcagTAGCCgtagccgcggccgcgatcGCAGTTTTACTCCGCGACGCAGCGGATCTCACAGACGTCGCTCGTATAGCCGATCACGTTCGCGGTCCCGCTCGATGCAGTCAGCACCTCGGCGTCCGTCCCCTCACTCACACTCTCACAGGAACGACCGCGGCCCCGTTCAGCCACCCAACCCTGCGGTAGCATCGCAGGCCTATTTTCAAATGCCTCCTCAAGGACCCGCAAGCCAGCAAGTTGCattaccaccaccaccaccaccaccacaactAGGACCTCCCATccccccaccaccgccaatGGGATATCAAGGCACCTGGCCACCACAACCTCCCCCCCGCTGGAACCCCAATCAGCCTCCAATGCCGCCCTTCCCCGTCGCAGGCGGTACCTGGGGCCCAGGTGGCCATCCACCCCATGGCCCTGCTCCGCCACCGTTCAACGGGTATCAGCAGAACAACtggggccgaggcggccgaggcggcggcagtgctGGTCGTGGATATCGCGGCCGTGGTAGAGGAGGCTACAACAA CTGA
- a CDS encoding uncharacterized protein (COG:S~EggNog:ENOG503NZ37), translated as MIVSTPDLAVAKAALTAALLRDDPTPLPRGGIEAAMDLIDGTLDKCSHDNVQECKNWIVANIVHSHGRTTTFGKFLVALSESMEDDFDRPSVRRRRLHVLYIVSDVLHHVVVRQGNTGFAALWGAQLPDMVMAASFFDVEKSPKHIAKVRDLLDIWEERQYVPTALLARLRETVSLGSDKHSGYPIFPKEEDATQPAESAPRSEPYVHGDPSLPWHEQPAGCWLPHLKRGSTNPIRPEQIRPLTIYPTPNDDELDRLVDETVREVNDMYRPKPLAEVAGCDVNALGQIINPDLPAEQQRNYYGWSAEFCGWMKERFGPRKDSPGARESRSRSRDAYSSRSRSVSPSRSRKRRRVSSASRSRSRSRHQNRSDRSRQRRSSYSRSRSRSSSRSRGRDRSFTPRRSGSHRRRSYSRSRSRSRSMQSAPRRPSPHSHSHRNDRGPVQPPNPAVASQAYFQMPPQGPASQQVALPPPPPPPQLGPPIPPPPPMGYQGTWPPQPPPRWNPNQPPMPPFPVAGGTWGPGGHPPHGPAPPPFNGYQQNNWGRGGRGGGSAGRGYRGRGRGGYNN; from the exons ATGATCGTGTCAACTCCGGAtctcgccgtggccaaggccgcgctCACGGCCGCGCTGCTTCGCGACGATCCCACGCCTCTgcctcgcggcggcatcgaggccgccatggacCTCATCGACGGCACCCTCGACAAGTGCTCGCACGATAACGTTCAG GAATGCAAGAATTGGATTGTCGCCAACATCGTCCACTCTCATGGCCGCACGACCACCTTTGGAAAGTTTCTGGTTGCCCTCTCCGAAAGTATGGAAGACGACTTCGACCGACCCAGCGTGAGGCGGCGTAGGCTCCACGTACTGTACATTGTCAGCGACGTGCTGCACCACGTCGTGGTCCGTCAGGGCAACACTGGCTTCGCTGCTTTGTGGGGAGCTCAGCTACCCGACATGGTCATGGCCGCGTCCTTCTTCGACGTCGAAAAGAGCCCCAAGCACATCGCAAAGGTTCGAGACCTTCTCGACATCTGGGAGGAGCGTCAATACGTTCCCACGGCACTGCTAGCACGCCTCAGGGAGACTGTCAGCCTCGGCTCCGACAAGCACTCTGGCTATCCGATTTTCCCCAAAGAGGAGGATGCAACCCAGCCGGCCGAGTCTGCGCCTCGCAGCGAGCCCTATGTCCACGGCGACCCGTCGCTTCCCTGGCACGAGCAGCCGGCCGGCTGCTGGCTTCCACACCTGAAGCGCGGGTCTACCAACCCCATCCGTCCTGAGCAAATCCGCCCTCTCACGATTTACCCTACGCCTaatgacgacgagctcgacagACTCGTGGACGAGACAGTTCGCGAAGTCAACGACATGTACAGGCCCAAGCCTTTGGCGGAGGTTGCTGGGTGCGATGTGAACGCCTTGGGACAGATTATCAACCCTGACCTCCCCGCCGAACAGCAAAGAAACTATTATGGCTGGAGCGCGGAGTTTTGTGGATGGATGAAGGAGAGGTTCGGGCCTCGCAAGGACTCGCCTGGCGCTCGAGAGTCCCGTTCTCGGTCCAGAGATGCGTATTCCAGCCGCTCGCGAAGCGTGTCACCATCGCGTTCTCGTAAGAGACGACGCGTCTCGTCCGCCTCCAGAAGCCGCAGCAGAAGCCGGCACCAAAACCGCTCGGATCGCTCTCGCCAGCGACGCAGCTCATacagtcgcagtcgcagtcgcagcagTAGCCgtagccgcggccgcgatcGCAGTTTTACTCCGCGACGCAGCGGATCTCACAGACGTCGCTCGTATAGCCGATCACGTTCGCGGTCCCGCTCGATGCAGTCAGCACCTCGGCGTCCGTCCCCTCACTCACACTCTCACAGGAACGACCGCGGCCCCGTTCAGCCACCCAACCCTGCGGTAGCATCGCAGGCCTATTTTCAAATGCCTCCTCAAGGACCCGCAAGCCAGCAAGTTGCattaccaccaccaccaccaccaccacaactAGGACCTCCCATccccccaccaccgccaatGGGATATCAAGGCACCTGGCCACCACAACCTCCCCCCCGCTGGAACCCCAATCAGCCTCCAATGCCGCCCTTCCCCGTCGCAGGCGGTACCTGGGGCCCAGGTGGCCATCCACCCCATGGCCCTGCTCCGCCACCGTTCAACGGGTATCAGCAGAACAACtggggccgaggcggccgaggcggcggcagtgctGGTCGTGGATATCGCGGCCGTGGTAGAGGAGGCTACAACAA CTGA